A stretch of Aspergillus nidulans FGSC A4 chromosome VI DNA encodes these proteins:
- a CDS encoding heme-dependent oxidative N-demethylase family protein (transcript_id=CADANIAT00010208), whose amino-acid sequence MPTLDFVLARTPLVAFLTIFICFFVIYIRRKPNASRNHGVESPSPYPGKEAKQSRFGYPPVTPLPSFNWETTEPLVFRPFKPKFHLTMAITHLDLSDLIPMDKTYLSRLSLREKLLAEHPDVVRGVNIHTQNPTKNEKIREALCEWYAYVMGTYLPERYPTMFRLVDHLGTGNVKSEKMRKMMIESLVTGLKAPVDPEDLMRFCPTNIEDEDDTARTKTQLLYLLDTLGSWIDEDFLILLPSPVPPPSFEDHSSESDPELKSQYHLEAYTTYYPAGFDTRKKLSLSLSAIHAPLPGYKQKLSKSMDRFFERLEVGKAVVRVNWSIMPKGTGLFAAFGGLHNHSPNAERGNEKVEKLHPESFDGEDTFLRCERQTLHRLPNSKALLFAFHTYTYPLKDVKEEGLGEELAIAIDGLKEGSVPEIHEYKNGPYWGEAVKAFLRS is encoded by the exons ATGCCAACCTTGGACTTCGTTCTCGCAAGGACTCCGCTGGTCGCGTTCCTCACAATTTTCATATGCTTTTTTGTGATCTACATCCGA CGTAAACCAAACGCCAGCCGTAATCATGGCGTCGAGTCACCAAGCCCATATCCAGGAAAGGAAGCAAAACAAAGCCGCTTTGGCTATCCTCCTGTCACCCCTCTCCCCAGCTTCAACTGGGAAACGACCGAGCCCCTTGTTTTCAGACCATTCAAGCCAAAGTTTCACTTAACTATGG CAATAACCCATCTCGACCTCTCAGACCTGATCCCTATGGACAAAACATACCTCTCCCGCCTCTCTTTGCGAGAAAAGCTCCTGGCTGAGCATCCGGATGTCGTGCGGGGAGTAAATATCCACACGCAGAATCCCACTAAGAATGAGAAGATCCGAGAGGCGCTCTGTGAGTGGTATGCGTATGTTATGGGTACTTACTTGCCAGAGCGGTATCCCACAATGTTTCGGCTTGTCGACCACTTAGGGACTGGGAACGTAAAGTCTGAAAAAATGAGAAAAATGATGATTGAGTCCCTCGTTACGGGGCTAAAGGCTCCTGTTGACCCAGAAGACTTGATGCGTTTTTGTCCGACCaatattgaagatgaagatgacacTGCCCGAACAAAGACTCAACTACTTTACCTGCTCGATACTCTCGGATCCTGGATAGACGAGGATTTTCTTatcctcctcccctccccaGTTCCGCCACCATCATTCGAAGATCATTCTTCAGAATCAGACCCAGAATTGAAATCCCAATACCACCTCGAAGCCTATACAACTTACTATCCGGCTGGCTTTGACACACGCAAGAAGCTCTCTTTATCGCTATCCGCAATTCACGCCCCACTGCCCGGATACAAGCAGAAACTCTCCAAGAGCATGGATCGGTTCTTCGAACGGCTTGAAGTGGGCAAAGCAGTTGTGCGCGTGAACTGGAGTATTATGCCCAAGGGCACGGGGCTGTTTGCTGCGTTTGGAGGGTTGCATAATCATTCCCCTAATGCTGAAAGAGGGAATGAAAAGGTGGAAAAGTTACATCCGGAAAGCTTTGACGGAGAAGACACGTTCCTCCGATGCGAGAGGCAGACGCTACATCGGCTTCCGAACAGTAAGGCGCTTCTGTTTGCGTTCCATACGTATACGTATCCACTTAAGGATGTCAAAGAGGAGGGGCTGGGTGAGGAGCTGGCGATTGCGATAGATGGACTAAAGGAAGGCAGTGTGCCGGAGATCCACGAGTACAAGAACGGGCCATATTGGGGAGAAGCTGTGAAGGCTTTTTTGCGCTCTTAA
- a CDS encoding protein calF (transcript_id=CADANIAT00010209), translating into MDYRALWRRDGAEEFLKLIQDPFKSAFQTNAVWASLATSAVVAIVLALLFSLFRPRHTLVYAPKVKHADRKHAPPPVGKGLFAWIKPVIRTKEAELVDCVGLDATIFIRFTKMCRNIFIFLSIIGCGVMIPVNLTQSQNTDGATAFVVMTPLYVKVNAIWSQVVCAWAFNIIITFFLWRNYKAVLALRRRYFESSDYQRSLHARTLMITDIPPDLRTDEGFLRLTDELNPTAALPRSSVGRNVKGLPKLIKEHEELVRKLESVLAKYLKNPDRLPPSRPTMRPPRGHRDEDGSGKVDAIDYLTDRIQRLEEEIRHVRASIDKRNAMPYGFVSWDKIEHAHAVAYVARNKHPRGTTIRLATRPHDLIWENLSLSKSARKWKAFVMFLWVTALTVVWIAPNALIAVFLSNLSNLGSVWPAFQTELDRNRKVWAAVQGILSPAVTSLFYLLLPIIFRRLSARTGDATKTLREQHVLRHLYSFFVFNNLIVFSLFSAVWTFIAAVIDLKNKNEDPWQAVQDGQFYIKAFSAMCNVSPFWVTYLLQRNMGAAIDLVQFVHLIWVWFAKTFLAPTPRQTIEWTAPPAFDYASYYNYFLYYSTIAICFATLQPIVLPVTALYFGLDAMMKKYMLMYIFVTKNESGGQFWRVLFNRVVFAAILSNVIIGLVAKARGTWNMVYCVVPLPFLMLLFKWYCMRTFDDDCTYYNKANLSDTEALAASKSSKSAGDRLSSKFGHPALFKPLITPMVHAKAADALKQIYRGRLGGNEAEGDYSDIVMDPMMKSQPGKTMPDTSAPFEVVPEHHLDFAYYKDRADFQEEFGGGIYGRPEDLMTERSHTPRSALGDWSPTSSRAPSPAPSVPSLPMLQPEAYDPRLNQGMHPVFRPPPFRTGSGMSRGLYQHQNESETELLGQVQQPAGVSMQPWRPGGGYGPVDQDDHAFTSYEQYLVSIVPENYTLAVRQQPQAPGACLPITGLGRSLFPDNTRTTDSRSLGSPSATVARPELYDAVAISNSRCLYKPALCKLNQQPIRRCLVQHLN; encoded by the exons ATGGACTATAGAGCTCTTTGGCGGCGTGATGGCGCCGAGGAGTTCCTCAAGCTTATTCAGGACCCATTCAAGTCTGCA TTTCAAACCAACGCCGTTTGGGCTTCGCTAGCCACGTCCGCAGTTGTCGCCATTGTCCTcgcgctcctcttctccctcttccgACCTCGCCATACCCTCGTCTATGCGCCCAAAGTCAAACATGCCGACCGCAAGCACGCTCCTCCGCCGGTTGGGAAAGGTCTTTTTGCCTGGATCAAGCCTGTCATCCGGACGAAAGAGGCGGAGCTGGTTGACTGTGTCGGCCTCGACGCTACAATCTTCATCCGATTCACCAAAATGTGCCGCAACATCTTTATCTTTCTCAGTATAATTGGCTGCGGAGTTATGATTCCTGTCAACTTAACTCAAAGTCAAAATACTGATGGTGCAACTGCGTTTGTCGTGATGACCCCGCTGTACGTCAAGGTGAATGCGATTTGGAGCCAGGTTGTATGTGCGTGGGCTTTCAACATCATAATTACTTTCTTTCTGTGGAGGAACTACAAAGCCGTCCTGGCCCTGCGAAGGCGGTATTTCGAGAGTTCCGACTACCAGCGAAGCCTCCATGCGCGGACTCTGATG ATTACCGATATCCCTCCAGATCTACGCACCGACGAAGGGTTTCTACGTTTAACCGACGAGCTGAACCCCACTGCAGCACTTCCCCGGTCATCCGTTGGACGGAACGTGAAGGGGCTTCCGAAATTGATCAAAGAACACGAAGAACTTGTGCGCAAGCTCGAGTCTGTTTTAGCCAAGTATCTCAAGAACCCCGATCGATTACCGCCGTCCCGACCAACAATGCGTCCACCCCGTGGCCACAGAGACGAGGATGGGAGTGGCAAGGTCGATGCTATCGATTATCTTACCGACCGCATTCAGAGactcgaggaggagattcgTCATGTTCGGGCATCTATTGATAAACGGAACGCGATGCCATATGGGTTTGTGAGCTGGGACAAGATTGAGCACGCCCATGCGGTAGCGTACGTGGCACGCAACAAGCATCCTCGTGGTACAACTATTCGACTTGCCACGCGGCCGCACGACCTCATTTGGGAGAACCTGTCATTATCCAAGTCGGCTCGAAAATGGAAGGCCTTTGTAATGTTCCTTTGGGTGACCGCTTTGACTGTTGTGTGGATTGCACCTAACGCTCTGATCGCCGTCTTTCTCTCCAACTTGTCGAATCTGGGTTCCGTCTGGCCGGCTTTCCAGACGGAACTTGACCGAAACCGCAAGGTCTGGGCCGCTGTCCAAGGTATCCTTTCACCGGCTGTGACGTCTCTGTTTTATCTTCTCCTAcccatcatcttccgtcGCTTGTCAGCTCGGACTGGTGATGCGACCAAGACTCTCCGGGAGCAGCACGTTCTTAGGCACCTCTActctttcttcgtcttcaataATCTGATtgttttttctctcttctcggCGGTGTGGACGTTCATCGCAGCAGTCATCGACCTGAAAAACAAAAATGAGGATCCATGGCAGGCAGTTCAAGATGGTCAGTTCTACATTAAAGCCTTCAGTGCCATGTGCAATGTCTCTCCGTTTTGGGTGACGTATCTGCTGCAGCGAAACATGGGTGCTGCTATCGACCTGGTTCAGTTTGTGCATCTCATCTGGGTGTGGTTTGCCAAAACCTTCCTCGCCCCGACACCCCGGCAGACGATTGAGTGGACAGCACCGCCGGCATTCGATTACGCCAGTTACTACAACTATTTCCTCTACTACTCGACTATCGCCATCTGCTTCGCAACTCTACAGCCCATTGTGCTGCCGGTCACTGCTCTGTACTTTGGTCTGGATGCAATGATGAAAAAGTACATGCTGATGTATATTTTTGTGACCAAAAACGAATCTGGTGGCCAGTTTTGGCGTGTGCTCTTCAACCGAGTGGTGTTCGCAGCTATTTTGTCCAATGTGATCATTGGCCTTGTAGCAAAGGCAAGAGGAACCTGGAACATGGTGTATTGTGTCGTGCCGCTCCCATTCCTGATGCTTCTTTTCAAGTGGTATTGTATGAGGACTTTCGATGACGATTGCACCTACTACAACAAGGCGAACTTGAGCGACACCGAAGCGCTTGCTGCTAGCAAGTCGAGCAAATCGGCAGGGGACCGACTCAGTTCCAAGTTCGGCCACCCGGCCCTATTCAAGCCATTGATCACGCCTATGGTGCACGCCAAGGCTGCCGACGCGCTCAAGCAGATTTACCGTGGACGGCTGGGAGGTAATGAAGCGGAGGGAGATTATTCAGACATTGTCATGGACCCAATGATGAAATCTCAGCCTGGCAAGACCATGCCGGACACGTCGGCTCCGTTCGAGGTGGTCCCGGAGCATCACCTCGATTTCGCTTACTACAAGGATCGCGCCGACTTCCAGGAAGAGTTCGGCGGAGGCATCTATGGGCGACCAGAGGATTTGATGACTGAGCGCTCTCACACGCCACGGAGCGCGCTGGGCGACTGGTCCCCCACCTCCTCTCGGGCACCTTCTCCCGCACCATCCGTCCCAAGTTTGCCAATGCTGCAGCCCGAAGCATACGATCCGCGATTAAACCAGGGTATGCATCCTGTGTTCCGTCCGCCGCCATTCAGAACGGGTAGCGGGATGAGCAGAGGGCTCTACCAGCACCAGAATGAGAGTGAAACGGAGCTCCTCGGACAGGTGCAGCAGCCAGCGGGAGTCAGCATGCAGCCGTGGCGGCCGGGAGGAGGGTATGGTCCTGTTGATCAGGATGACCATGCATTTACATCATATGAACAGTATC TTGTGTCTATTGTACCTGAAAACTACACTTTGGCCGTGCGAcagcagcctcaggcaccagGAGCATGCTTACCAATTACCGGATTGGGCCGATCGCTCTTTCCCGACAACACTCGGACCACAGATAGTCGCAGCCTAGGCAGCCCATCGGCCACCGTTGCACGTCCTGAGCTGTACGATGCGGTTGCCATTTCGAACAGTCGATGCTTATACAAGCCAGCTCTCTGCAAGTTGAATCAGCAGCCTATTCGTCGCTGCCTGGTGCAACACCTCAACTGA